A stretch of Arthrobacter sp. NEB 688 DNA encodes these proteins:
- a CDS encoding FAD-linked oxidase C-terminal domain-containing protein has protein sequence MDAAVTAAAVAELAQALPPGVVTTDPAALEKYRHDWTHDASAGTPLAAVRAEDAAQVQQTLRWATAHGIGVVPRGAGTSLSGGSMGVDGTIVLSLERMRAVEIDTAARVAVVEPGALNVEVKNAAVAEGLWYPPDPSSFEICSIGGNIATNAGGLCCVKYGVTTDYVLGLDVVLADGTLVTLGGKRVKDVAGLSLLKLFVGSEGTLGIVTRAVLRLVPAQAPRSTVVALFPTVADAAAAVIELGRTVRASMVELMDRASINAVEDYQPMGLDRDAGALLLIQSDAPGASRAEEVEAIVAACEVTGAKEVVATDDPEESEMFVQARRVHFTALEPRGAVLPEDVGVPVPQLPALLAEIEAIGQRHGVEIPVVAHAGDGNTHPAIVYDATDADSERRARLAFDDIMAAAIGLGGTITGEHGVGRLKKGSLEAQLGPDVMDLNRRVKAALDPQGILNPGSFV, from the coding sequence ATGGACGCCGCCGTCACCGCAGCCGCCGTCGCCGAGCTCGCGCAGGCCCTCCCGCCGGGGGTCGTGACCACCGACCCCGCCGCGCTCGAGAAGTACCGCCACGACTGGACCCACGACGCGAGCGCCGGCACCCCGCTGGCCGCCGTCCGCGCCGAGGACGCCGCGCAGGTGCAGCAGACCCTGCGCTGGGCGACCGCACACGGCATCGGCGTCGTGCCCCGCGGCGCCGGCACGAGCCTGTCCGGGGGCTCGATGGGCGTCGACGGCACGATCGTCCTCAGCCTCGAGCGGATGCGCGCCGTCGAGATCGACACCGCCGCGCGCGTCGCCGTCGTCGAGCCCGGCGCGCTCAACGTCGAGGTGAAGAACGCCGCCGTCGCCGAGGGCCTCTGGTACCCGCCGGACCCCAGCTCCTTCGAGATCTGCTCGATCGGCGGCAACATCGCGACCAACGCCGGCGGCCTGTGCTGCGTCAAGTACGGCGTCACCACCGACTACGTCCTCGGCCTGGACGTCGTCCTCGCCGACGGCACCCTCGTGACGCTCGGCGGCAAGCGCGTCAAGGACGTCGCCGGCCTCTCGCTGCTCAAGCTCTTCGTCGGCTCCGAGGGCACACTCGGCATCGTCACGCGCGCGGTCCTGCGGCTCGTGCCCGCGCAAGCGCCGCGCTCGACCGTCGTCGCGCTCTTCCCGACCGTCGCCGACGCCGCCGCCGCCGTCATCGAGCTCGGCCGCACCGTGCGCGCCTCGATGGTCGAGCTGATGGACCGCGCCTCGATCAACGCCGTCGAGGACTACCAGCCGATGGGGCTCGACCGCGACGCCGGCGCCCTCCTCCTCATCCAGTCGGATGCCCCGGGCGCCTCGCGCGCCGAGGAGGTCGAGGCCATCGTTGCGGCCTGCGAGGTCACCGGCGCCAAGGAGGTCGTCGCCACCGACGACCCCGAGGAGTCCGAGATGTTCGTCCAGGCCCGGCGTGTGCACTTCACCGCGCTCGAGCCGCGCGGCGCCGTCCTGCCCGAGGACGTCGGCGTGCCGGTGCCCCAGCTGCCCGCGCTGCTCGCCGAGATCGAGGCGATCGGCCAGCGCCACGGCGTCGAGATCCCCGTCGTCGCGCACGCCGGCGACGGCAACACGCACCCGGCGATCGTCTACGACGCGACCGACGCCGACTCCGAGCGCCGCGCCCGGCTCGCGTTCGACGACATCATGGCGGCCGCCATCGGCCTCGGCGGCACGATCACCGGCGAGCACGGCGTCGGCCGGCTCAAGAAGGGCTCGCTCGAGGCGCAGCTCGGTCCCGACGTCATGGACCTCAACCGCCGCGTCAAGGCCGCGCTCGACCCGCAGGGCATCCTCAACCCCGGCTCCTTCGTCTGA
- a CDS encoding nitrilase-related carbon-nitrogen hydrolase: protein MRIALVQLAYGDDEPTAARIERAAELVAQQRGHDLVVLPELWAPTGFDYGRWDGEAEPLDGPLAAAMADAARAAGATLHAGSFVERLPEPGADGNTLSNTSLVLSADGERVALYRKVHRFGFGAGEPRLMEAGEDVVVVDLPDGAGGTVRTGLSTCYDLRFPELYRRQQEAGASLLVVPAAWPLARVAHWTLLGRARAVEDQCVMVQVNTGGTHARTPMGGHSQVVAATGEVLGELAHTDEAVLSVEVDLAATAAYREAFPVLADRRL from the coding sequence ATGCGCATCGCTCTGGTCCAGCTGGCCTACGGGGACGACGAGCCCACGGCGGCCCGCATCGAGCGGGCGGCGGAGCTCGTCGCGCAGCAGCGCGGCCACGACCTCGTCGTGCTGCCCGAGCTGTGGGCGCCCACCGGCTTCGACTACGGCCGCTGGGACGGCGAGGCCGAGCCGCTGGACGGCCCCCTCGCCGCGGCGATGGCGGATGCCGCCCGCGCCGCCGGCGCCACCCTGCACGCCGGGTCCTTCGTCGAGCGGCTGCCCGAGCCGGGTGCCGACGGCAACACCCTGTCCAACACCTCGCTCGTCCTCTCGGCCGACGGCGAGCGGGTCGCGCTGTACCGCAAGGTCCACCGCTTCGGGTTCGGCGCCGGCGAGCCGAGGCTCATGGAGGCCGGCGAGGACGTCGTCGTCGTCGACCTCCCGGACGGCGCCGGCGGCACGGTGCGCACCGGCCTGAGCACCTGCTACGACCTGCGCTTCCCCGAGCTCTACCGCCGCCAGCAGGAGGCGGGGGCATCCCTGCTGGTCGTGCCGGCCGCGTGGCCCCTCGCCCGGGTCGCGCACTGGACGCTGCTCGGCCGGGCGCGCGCCGTCGAGGACCAGTGCGTCATGGTCCAGGTCAACACCGGCGGCACGCACGCCCGCACGCCGATGGGCGGTCACAGCCAGGTCGTCGCGGCGACCGGCGAGGTGCTCGGCGAGCTCGCCCACACCGACGAGGCCGTGCTCTCGGTCGAGGTCGACCTGGCCGCGACGGCCGCCTACCGCGAGGCGTTCCCCGTCCTCGCCGACCGCCGGCTCTGA
- a CDS encoding DUF6458 family protein: MYIGLGIFLLVLGAILTFAVGDQSVAGLDLEMIGYILMAGGVLAIVLSFVMQAGSRRGRVTTTRESHVDPATGTRVDRTEIDPR, from the coding sequence ATGTACATCGGACTCGGCATCTTCCTGCTCGTCCTCGGCGCCATCCTCACGTTCGCCGTCGGCGACCAGAGCGTGGCCGGCCTCGACCTCGAGATGATCGGCTACATCCTCATGGCTGGCGGCGTCCTCGCCATCGTCCTGTCCTTCGTCATGCAGGCCGGCAGCCGCCGCGGCCGCGTGACGACGACCCGCGAGAGCCACGTCGACCCCGCCACCGGCACCCGCGTCGACCGCACGGAGATCGACCCGCGCTGA